Proteins found in one Triticum aestivum cultivar Chinese Spring chromosome 4D, IWGSC CS RefSeq v2.1, whole genome shotgun sequence genomic segment:
- the LOC123096498 gene encoding uncharacterized protein — protein MSMEAQNLRFVRCPKCLQLLVEYPSIPVYQCGGCGTILRAKNRGAQVTQPDSASGEQNNFPHSLEGSPQTSKSICSDELKVVSADMQPSENLVEGNISSVGKHAISGENVNAERTMSVGESAASGEVDGEENCSLSVGNARDPEFMIEEADDKGATVNSSMKLIENVQSVEISEDADGEKGCIMDDANDASVASEAATVHSIAGEELGDDSGNNVIGEIESMSEQKNSAGNKNMNCHEAAETNKLYEDDGAKSINMVARREERLEPYGGLCFESYEDLIEELERSLSLSDDEEDFSDVADNNGLNDALHNQIGSQRFLSGGKMNDSPRSDPHGRLIEELERYFSDPEEPLEHHIAVADKDIQDKIHVKEHDKDPQFLVSVSAKAFSDGDELSEHHIGVADTDTRGKIHVKEHDKNPQFLVNESANACEADGKYVQSEQNFEKNELIAYGNKELEEGWTGDDNKIVCVHGNEHFVLTNTDSPDTIHENEIDRDAQYLDTGSAKPCEGSISSFGDGHLKSGQSFQQNELTTEGPKEKEDGCIEDDNKIDCFHANEHAVVADKDVAEIIHENEHDKDPQYLGTETANLCEEDISSFNDEHLKSGQIFDQHEVTSNDGTEEQKQGRTEDDNTTICVQADNPVADAGFSSLSNERIHCKPTSFTKKKEEISCRYRDSLLRQGLSLDSEDFRSIQNFIESQMDGTSSSLSSGSPSQGDLSIKTSSKFKTVDQLERLKKMDGLRDQLNRLSSNKGLEKRYQKKDLEYQPQQLNTYDVEQQFRSVDTDSIPSSCTLDSYYGHGKPPRYPPPNPFSPPHSCAHCHFGHVQAHIPHNFDAWELNSYYQSSQAGSSIPDHDSLKSSFKEQKRVVRKHILRPLSGASPYTVCNSCFFLVQMPSDIYMSKRKIGKMQCGKCSKVIVLSVPAVNHANANASKELTQKLSKADNRKVARTESASYPVSVSEEYGASFTRSLSNRAGPSLAATQSSKKVSDSALHLLMGYDSASQLLRHSRAFERRSRVFDDGYESFESMVPVSSRVSRRKNM, from the exons ATGTCCATGGAAGCTCAGAATCTTCGGTTCGTCAGGTGCCCCAAATGCCTCCAGCTTCTCGTGGAGTACCCGTCCATTCCGGTTTACCAGTGTGGTGGCTGCGGCACCATTCTTAGAG CGAAAAATCGAGGTGCGCAAGTAACTCAGCCTGATTCGGCATCCGGTGAACAGAACAATTTTCCACACAGCTTGGAAGGGTCCCCTCAGACCAGCAAGTCTATTTGTTCCGATGAACTGAAAGTTGTCTCTGCTGATATGCAGCCTAGTGAAAATTTGGTTGAGGGAAATATTTCCTCTGTCGGCAAGCATGCCATCTCCGGTGAGAATGTTAACGCAGAAAGGACTATGTCTGTTGGAGAGAGTGCAGCATCTGGCGAGGTTGACGGTGAGGAGAATTGTTCCCTGAGTGTTGGCAATGCCCGAGACCCCGAGTTTATGATCGAAGAGGCAGATGACAAAGGTGCTACAGTTAATTCTAGTATGAAACTAATAGAAAATGTACAGAGTGTTGAAATAAGTGAAGATGCAGATGGGGAAAAGGGTTGTATTATGGATGATGCAAACGATGCTAGTGTTGCCAGCGAAGCTGCAACTGTCCATAGCATTGCAGGTGAGGAACTGGGAGATGATTCCGGTAACAATGTGATAGGAGAAATAGAGAGCATGTCTGAGCAAAAAAATTCTGCTGGCAATAAAAATATGAACTGCCATGAGGCAGCTGAGACAAACAAACTGTATGAGGATGATGGGGCTAAATCCATTAACATGGTGGCTcggagagaggagaggttggaACCATATGGGGGTTTATGTTTTGAATCTTATGAAGATCTGATTGAGGAATTGGAGAGGTCTTTATCATTAAGTGATGATGAGGAAGACTTTTCGGATGTAGCAGACAATAATGGGCTTAATGATGCTCTGCATAATCAAATTGGTAGCCAAAGGTTTTTGTCAGGGGGCAAAATGAATGATAGCCCTCGAAGTGATCCTCATGGTCGATTGATTGAAGAACTGGAGAGGTATTTCAGTGATCCAGAAGAACCGTTAGAACATCATATTGCGGTTGCAGACAAAGACATTCAAGACAAAATTCATGTGAAGGAGCATGATAAGGATCCTCAATTCCTGGTTAGTGTAAGTGCAAAGGCTTTCAGTGATGGAGATGAACTGTCAGAACATCATATTGGGGTTGCAGACACAGACACTCGAGGGAAAATTCATGTGAAGGAGCATGATAAGAATCCACAATTCCTGGTTAATGAAAGTGCAAATGCATGTGAAGCTGATGGCAAATATGTACAatctgaacaaaattttgaaaagaatGAGCTAATAGCTTATGGCAATAAAGAATTGGAAGAGGGTTGGACTGGAGATGATAATAAGATCGTCTGTGTTCATGGGAATGAGCATTTCGTGCTTACAAACACAGACAGTCCAGACACAATTCATGAGAATGAGATTGATAGGGATGCGCAATACCTGGACACTGGAAGTGCAAAGCCATGTGAAGGAAGCATCTCTTCCTTTGGTGACGGACATCTGAAATCTGGACAAAGCTTCCAACAAAACGAGCTAACAACTGAAGGCCCTAAAGAGAAGGAAGATGGTTGTATTGAAGATGACAATAAGATCGACTGCTTTCATGCGAATGAGCATGCCGTGGTTGCAGATAAGGACGTTGCAGAAATAATTCATGAGAATGAGCATGATAAGGATCCACAGTACCTGGGGACTGAAACTGCAAATCTATGTGAAGAGGACATCTCTTCATTCAATGATGAACATCTCAAATCTGGACAAATTTTTGATCAACATGAGGTAACTTCCAATGATGGCACTGAAGAACAGAAGCAGGGCCGTACGGAAGATGACAACACCACTATATGTGTTCAAGCTGACAATCCAGTAGCTGATGCTGGTTTTTCAAGCTTGTCAAATGAGAGGATTCATTGCAAACCAACCAGCTTCACTAAGAAAAAAGAAGAGATATCATGCAGGTACAGAGATAGTCTACTTCGTCAAGGACTTTCTCTTGATTCTGAAGACTTCAGGTCAATCCAAAACTTTATTGAATCACAAATGGATGGGACCTCCAGTTCTCTCTCAAGTGGGTCACCTAGTCAAGGGGATTTGTCGATAAAAACATCAAGTAAGTTCAAGACTGTTGATCAACTTGAGCGCCTCAAGAAGATGGATGGTCTAAGAGATCAGCTAAATAGGCTTTCTAGCAACAAGGGCTTGGAGAAAAGGTATCAGAAGAAAGACCTGGAATACCAGCCACAACAACTGAATACCTATGATGTTGAGCAACAGTTTCGAAGTGTTGATACTGATTCCATCCCAAGTTCTTGTACTCTAGACTCCTATTATGGTCATGGAAAGCCACCAAGGTACCCCCCGCCAAATCCTTTCTCACCACCCCATTCATGTGCACACTGCCATTTTGGACATGTGCAAGCGCACATCCCGCACAACTTTGATGCTTGGGAGTTGAATTCATATTACCAATCCTCACAAGCTGGTAGCTCAATCCCCGACCACGATTCGCTCAAGTCAAGCTTCAAGGAACAGAAGCGTGTGGTGAGAAAGCATATTTTGCGGCCTCTGTCAGGTGCTTCACCATATACCGTCTGCAACAGCTGTTTCTTTTTGGTTCAAATGCCATCAGATATCTACATGTCAAAAAGAAAGATTGGGAAAATGCAGTGTGGTAAGTGCTCCAAGGTTATTGTATTGTCTGTTCCTGCTGTCAATCACGCCAATGCAAATGCCAGTAAGGAACTAACCCAAAAATTAAGCAAGGCTGACAACAGAAAAGTTGCTAGAACGGAGAGTGCTTCTTATCCTGTCAGTGTAAGTGAAGAATATGGAGCATCTTTCACAAGAAGCTTGTCTAATCGAGCTGGACCATCCCTTGCTGCCACACAAAGTAGCAAGAAGGTTTCAGACTCGGCACTTCATTTACTCATGGGGTATGATTCAGCAAGCCAGTTGTTACGTCACAGCAGGGCGTTTGAGCGTCGCAGCAGGGTGTTCGATGATGGGTATGAAAGCTTTGAGTCAATGGTGCCGGTGTCCAGCCGAGTGTCCAGAAGAAAGAACATGTGA